From the genome of Candidatus Binataceae bacterium:
AGTCCAGTCACCTGAAACGGCAGTCTGACAGCGACTACTTCCATGTCCCATGAGATCAACCCGCGGAGTTTGCGTCTTAACCGTTCGTTCGTGCTCGCTTCGCCGCGCGAGCGTGATTTGCTTTGCTGATCTTTACTGGGAGACGAAGACCATCGACCAGCACATCCACGAGCGGCAGCACATTCTCCTGCCATCCGGGCTGGTTGTGCACGAAACACATACCGATCAGTCCGCGCACTAGATCGCTGGGGTCGATATCGGAGCGTATCTCGCCCGCGGCGACAGCCCGGTCCAACAGAAGGCGCGCAGCCTTCGCGAGCAGTTCGGATGATCGCGTGTGGAGTTCTGAGGACGCGGTTACGGCGAGCGCCAACGCCGCCAACATACCCTTTTTGGTTGCGATGAACTCGACGATGGAGCGCATCCATCGGCGCAACGCTTCGACCGGCGCGGCCTTGCCATTCAACTGTTCCGCAAGCTCCACGAGCTGGCGCACTTCATGTTGATAGACCGCCTCGTACAAAGCTTCACGTGTCGGGAAGTGCCGGTAGAGCGTGCCGATTCCGACTCCGGCGCGCTTCGCCACGGCTTCCAGGCTCGCATCGGCGCCGCCTTTACTGAAGACCGCCTTCGCCGCCGCCAGCACGCGCTCGCGATTGCGGACCGCATCGGCGCGCGGCCTGCGTGCAGCTTCAATCGATTCTGTCCCCATATTCTTGTCTCGCCTGTCGCTGCAAACGGAGCCTACCTCCATTTGCTTCTTGCAAAGCGGAGGATTACTCCGTATATTATTATCACAAACGGAGCCCCACTCCGAATTCAAGGAGTTTAATCCATATGCGTGTCTTCGTCACCGGCGCCACCGGTTTTATCGGTTCCGCCCTCGTCCCCGAGCTCATTACCGCGGGCCATCAGGTGCTGGGTCTGGCCCGATCCGAAGCGGGAGCGAAGTCTCTGGCCGCGACCGGCGCCGAGGTGTATCGAGGATCCCTTGAAGACCTGCAAAGCCTGAAACGCGGCGCGGCTAATTCGGATGCTGTGATTCACCTAGCCTTTAACCACGACTTCTCGAAATTTCAGGAGAACTGCGAGACTGATCGGCGCGCGATCGAGGCGCTCGGTTCCGTGCTGGCCGGGTCCGATCGTCTTCTGATCGTCACCTCGGGAACGCTACTGATCGCGCCGGGCCGCCTCGCAACGGAAGAAGATGTGCCCACTGCCACCTCCGCCTCGATTCCTCGCATCGCCACGGACGAGGCGGTCGCTGCGGTGGCGGCGCGTGGCGTGCGGGTTTCATTGGTGCGGCTTCCTCAGGTTCACGATCAGAACAAGCAGGGATTGATCACGTATCTGATCAGTCTCGCGCGAGAGAAGGGCGTCTCGGCGTTCGTCGGCGACGGTAAGAATCGATGGTCGGCGGCGCATCTGTCCGATACCGTACGTCTCTACCGGCTGGTGCTCGATAAGGGTATGGCGGGCCGTTATCACGCGGTTGCCGAAGAAGGCGTGCCCGTGCGCGATATCGCTGAGGTAATCGGTCGTCGCCTGAAGCTGCCGGTCGTCGCGAAATCCCCGGCGGAGGCTGCGGAGCATTTCGGATGGCTTGGAGGCTTCGCTGGTCTCGATGGTCCCGCTTCAAGCGCGCTGACGCGCGAGCGGCTCGGATGGCGCCCGGTGGGACCTGGGCTAATCGCGGATCTCGAACGGGCACACAATCTCGAAATCGGCCTTAATCAAAGCCTGTAACAATCGGAGGAACTTCTGATGACCAGCCTCGGCGGAAGCTTCACGTTCGGAATCACTTCGCTGACCGTGAACCGCATGGGTTACGGCGCGATGCAACTGGCCGGGCCTGGCGTATGGGGGCCGCCCAAGGACCCTGACGGGGCCGTCGCCGTCCTTCGCGAGGCCGTCGCAGCAGGCGTGAACCACATCGACACGGCCGACTACTACGGCCCGCACGTCACCAACCAGATCCTCCGGCAGGCTCTGCACCCGTACCCTGCGGGGTTAGTGATCGTCACCAAGCTCGGGGGACGGCGCCCTCCCGACAAGTCGTGGCAGCCCGCCATCTCGCCCCAGGAGCTTACAGCGGGTGTGCATGATAACCTACGAAACCTGGGTCTGGACGTTCTCGAGATCGTCAACTACCGCGTGATGGGGTCGGGCCACGGCCCCGAGGAAGGGTCCATCGCCGAGCAGGTGACGGTGCTGGCCGACCTCCAGCGTCAGGGACTCATCCGTCATCTCGGTCTGAGTAATGTGACTCCGCGGCAGTTCGCGGAAGCGCAGAAAATATCGGAGATCGTTTGCGTGCAGAACCTGTACAACGTTGCGCACCGAACCGACGACGCCTTCATTGACGATCTTGAACGGCAGGGCGTCGCTTACGTCCCATTCTTCCCGTTGGGAGGATTTAGCCCGCTGCAGTCCGCCACGCTCGACGCGGCCGCAGCGTCGTTGAAAGCGACCCCAATGCAGATTGCGCTAGCGTGGCTGCTTCACCGTGCGCCAAACATCCTGCTCATCCCTGGCACATCGTCGGTTCACCATCTGCGCGAAAATCTGGAGGCGGCCTCGCTGGAACTTCCTCCCGAAACGATCGCTGTCCTCGACTCTATCTGCCCGCGTCCCTGACTAGCAGCGCGTCCGGTCAAGAGCACATGAAGTGGGTGCTCGGCTGTCCCTTCGGCCCAGGAGGGGGCCGCCACGCTGCGCCGTTTCAGCCTCAAAGGCGTCGCCGAAAAATTTCCTGTCCGCTTCTAATCGTTCATGGCGGCGGCGATCATCAAATTCTAGGCGATCAAGGGAAGAAGACCTACGACGCCGCGGTTGGATACCAGAGAGCTAGGGTTTTCCAGGCCTTCGTAGGGTTTCAAATCCCTTCTGCTCCACCAAATTTTGGCTGAAAGTCAAAGACTTTTTCGGGCTACTGCCCTACGTGGGGAAAACTCCCCCATTTTGACACTTAAAGGATCGATCTTCGCGAGTTCTAAATGCGTCCGCTTGGCTCGCGTGGATGAAGCGGCCGTAGTGCGTACACCGGGTACTTTCCATGACGCCAGTCTGCTCGGAGGGCCAGGTCAGATTCACTGCTATGCAGGCTGCCGTACATCATCCGCCGCAGTGCTGCTAGGCTCCGAGACGAGGAAATCTTTCTGAAGGAGACTCGATCGTGAGTGATGATCTAGTGCGCTACGAAGTTAAGGATGAGATCGCCTTCGTCCAGATGAATCGGCCGGACAAGCTGAACGCCTTGAGCGTGGAGTTGGCCGACGCACTCAACTATACCTGGGCGCGCTTCGAGGCCGATCCCCTGGCGAAGGTCGCGATTCTAAGCTCGGCCGGACGCGCGTTCTGCGCCGGCGCGGACATCGGGAGCAGTGGACCCAAGGACGATCTGCGAATCCCATGGGCAATCAGGGTCCATCGCGCTTATCCGCAGAACGGCGTCACGGTATTCAAGCCGATCGTTGGTGCGGTCCATGGATATGCTCTCGGAGCGGGATGGGCTCTGGCCGTGCGCGGCTGCGACATTACTATCGCGGGCGAAAGCGCTGTGTTCGGCTTTCCGGAACCGCGCGTGGGCATTTCGCTCCCGCCTATCGACTACTTGCCTTACGTGCCCTTCAAGGCGAGCCTCGAATTCATGCTACTGGCGTGGAATGGAGGCGAGATGTTAGAGGCGCGACGCGCCCGGGAGCTGGGGATGGTAAATCGGGTCGTGCCGGACGCCGATCTGATGAGCGAAGCGATTCGCTGGGCAGAGATGCTCAAGAAAATCCCGCCGATGTATATCAAGGCCGTCAAATACGGACACTACAAGGCGGTGGAGTCCAAGACCGTGCGCGACGAGCGCGAATATCTCAATGTCATCTGGCCGCAGGAAGTCAGCGAAGACAGCCGCGAGGGGCGCCACGCGTTCAAGGAAAAGCGAGAGCCGCGCTTCAAAGGCCGATAACCGCCCGGGTTACGTCCGTGCCCGGTCCCTCAAACTGCTGATTGATTTCCAGCGGGAACATGACCGGCTGACACCAGATCATTGTCGCGCCAACCGAGCCGCTGGCAATTTCATATGGAGGGAGAACCAGTCGAAAGAACGGATTCAGATGACGGAGCCGTTGAAGAACGAGCCGGGGAATTGGGACGGTGGGGCGCCGAGGATCAAATCGGCTGCCTCAACTTTCTCACCAAAGATGAAGTTCTACGCGGCGTGCGCACCTCAGCAGGTCAAAATCTTCATGCTTGGCGGGCCGGTGGCGCGGCCCGCCGCGATCCGACGCATCCGCTTCGTTCGTAGCCGATTCGTCTGCGCGCAAGGGCGGTTAGATGATCTATTGAGAGCGGTAACAAACGAGGCGCGTATTCAACGCTGCGGCCATCGGATTTCAGAAAGGAGCAGTCGAAAGGCGGCGTTGCTCCGTGGAGCAAACCAGCTCTGACCAGATGGACCCCTCAAGCCCGCGAGCTTCCGGGCCAGATTCCGATTCGACCTGCGCATGCAGCTCGATCAATGTGGCGCGCAGCAAGCAATTATTTCGTTCCAGCGCGGAGATTCGAAAGTCCTCGTCTTTGGTACGAGCCAGTTCGGTCAGACGAGCGTTCAGACCGGGCTTCTTGATAAGGTTGGCTGCTTCGCGGAAAATCTCGCGTAGTCGCCGGTTCTCCTCAAGGCGCCGGCTCGCCGCGCGATCCCAGTCCTCTCCCGCCAACGCGAGCATCGTTGCGATCATCCCTATTGTTCCCTGGTGGTAGGCGGGGCTGATCGCGGGGATGACCCGCTGCATCAAATCGGCCGCCATTTGCTGAAACACCGCCGGAACAGGTGGTCTCATCGCAGATGCCCCATAAATTCGAGCGCCGCTCGATCCTGGCTGTTCATCAGGGACCAGGCGCTCAGGACCAGAATGGGATCCTTGTTTTCCTATGTTTCCCATGCGTGCGCGCTGGAAACCCAGATGGCCTGCCCTTTAATAGTGGCAAACAGCTCCCACCAGTTCAGCGCCGCGGGGTCGGCCTTGAGGCCGCTCGCATTCTCCCAGATTGTGATTACGCCCGCGCGATCGACCAGCCCGCCGCGCCGTTCGTCTTGCGCCCAGCACCAAACTCGATTGAGACTCCATCCGAGATCCTCCAGGGGATCGCCCAGATGCGACATCTCCCAGTCGAGAATGCCGCGGATACGCCCCTCTTCATCGAACAGGAAATTTCCGGTGCGATAGTCCCCGTGCACTACGGCAATTTTCTGTGCTGGCGGCGGCGGGTTGCAGCGCATCCATCGTATCGCCGCGCGCATCACAGGCTGCGGAATCAATTCGTCGGAATCGAGCACCCCCTCCCAGTAGTCAAGCTCCCGCTTCCAGCAGGCGTCCGGCTCCACCCATTCCATCGCTTCGCCAAGGCCCAGCCGGCGCGGATCGCAGGAAGCGATCTTCCCCAGGATCGACCATCTCTGCTCAGCAATCCTCTGATGGTGCGACGCATAGGGCTCCATCAGGATTCGCGCCGGGGAGGTCTGAAAGCCTGTCATTTCCACGCCGATAAAGAAGGGACTGCCCAGATGCGTGGGATCGTTTTCGAGCCACAGGACCTCAGGAACCGGAACTTGGGTCGCGAAGAAAGCCTTGAATGCGGCGAATTCGATCCTCCGATCCGTGTCGATGAGACTGCCGGACGGATCGCGCCTCAGTATCAGACGTCGCTCGCGCGGAAATCCACTCTCGCGATAGGACAGGCGGAATCGGTACGTTTGGCGGGACGCTCCGCCGGAGATCTGTTCAAGTTGGTCAACTCTGACTTCAGTGGCATCGCGCAACTTAGCCTTGATTTACGAAGCCAGCGAATCTTCCAGAGACGGCATAGCAGAATTTCTAAACAGAACTTTTGTTCTCTTTACAATGGCCCTGCGGAAAATCAATCCACGGTCGCGACTTGTTTGCCCTGAACGCAAGGGTCCTTCGTGATTCGAAATGAAAATTCCCGGTACAAAATCGGGCACCCAAGGAACATGGAGGGTACATCTCCCAGAAAAGGGGGAAATTTGAATATCGCACTAGCCTCAAGCTAAGGTGGCCTGAGGAACAGACATGCTGAACAAGCTCGATGATTTTCCTGTTCATCAAACACCGGAACCTCTCGCCCATCCCGCGACGAGTGACCGCAACGTTTACGACCGCACCTGGTTCAACGGCTATTCCGAGGACGGGTCGTATTATTTTGGCATCGGGATGGCGGTTTACCCGCATCGCGGAATCCTTGATTGCGCTTTCAGCGTCGTAAAGCCGAATTCACTCCAGTACTGCTTCTTCGGATCGCGGCGGGCGGCGGCTGAGCGCACCGAGATGCAGGTCGGTCCGTTTCGCATCGAAATCATCGAACCGATGAAGCGCACTCGCGTGGTACTGGAGAAGAACAGCACCGGCCTGTCATGCGACCTTACATTTTCCGCCCGGACCGCGTCGATTCAGGAAAAGCGCCAGACCTTATGGTCCGGCGCGCGCCGCGTGATGGATGCGACTCGATTCGATCAGTTCGGCCGCTGGAGCGGCGCGGTCCACTCCCCCGATGGCGAAATCGCGGTGAACGATCGCATATGCCGCGGGACCAAAGATCGATCCTGGGGCGTGCGCACCCTTGGCGAGCGCGAAACCGGCGGAGCACCATCGATGCCGGGTGGCGCGTTCTTTCTATGGGCGCCGTTGTTCTGGGAGGACCACATTACTCACGGGATCTTTTTCGATGGAACGAAGGGTGAGGCTCTCGTGCGCGAAGGAATCGTTGCCCCACTCTACGCGACGGAGGCCGAAGTGCCGGGTGTAGAGGACGGGCGCGATCAGCGCATGGCGACTGCGCGTCATCGGGTTAAATATGTTCCAGGTACGCGCCTGGCAAGGTCAGCCGAAATTGACCTCGTCGATTTGGAGGGCGGCGTTCGCACCATCGCCCTCGAACCGATCCTGAAGTTCCAAATGAAGGGTCTGGGTTACGGGCACCCTGCATGGGGGCATGGCATGTGGAAGGGGGAGCTGGAGGTCGGTGGCGAGTCCTTCGACCCTCGCGAACTGAACCCGCTCGCACCCGAGAATATCCACGTGCAGCAGGTGGTTCGTGCCAGCGATGGCACGAGGAAGGGAATCGGCGTGCTTGAGCAGGTCTGTTTCGGACCGTACGCACCGGCAGGATTCAAGGAATTCTTCGACGGCGCGAAGGATTAGCCGGGCGCTTGGACGAACTTCCTGAAGACTTTGCCGGTGCCCGTAAAAAAAGGGTGAGGCCGCAGTGAGGCCGCGACTAACTTGACAAATCGTATAGAAACGCATGTTCGCTACCGAGGTCTCTTGCACTGACAGCTCATCCGAACCGGGCCGTTTATCTTGGTCGCGACGCCGTTGAGCTGAAGGTGTGAGCACAGATAAATCGCTTGTTCGCGGCTGCGGATAGGCGGGAGATGATGCACGCATGACAAAACGAACTATGCGCGGCCAAGTGGCCGTGGCGGGGATAGGAGAGACGGCCTATTACCGTCACGGCAAAGCGACGGATCCCGAATCCGTCCTGTGCCTCAAAGCGATCCTTGCGGCCTGCAACGATGCCGGCATCGACCCGCGCGATATCGACGGTTTCTCCTCTTACAGCAACGATCGCAACGATCCGCCGACCCTGGCGACCGCTCTGGGTACGCATGAACTGAGATATTCGACGATGCTCTGGGGCGGTGGCGGAGGCGGCGGTGCGGGCGCGATGGCAAATGCGGCGGCCGCTGTCGCGACAGGTCTTGCGGAGTGCGTCGTTGTCTACAGAGCGCTGGCGCAGGGACAGTTCGGTCGCTTTGGCCAGGGCATGCGGGCCAAAACGGTTTCGGGCGACTTGGCACTGACCATGCCCTACGGTCAGATGTCGCCGGCCTTGTGGTACGCACCCAAGGCGATGCGCTTCATGTACGAACACAACATCGGACAGCAGGCGCTCCGCGCGATCGCCATGGCGTCGTACCACCACGCTCAGGCGAATCCACGAGCGGTGATGTACGGCCGTCCGC
Proteins encoded in this window:
- a CDS encoding TetR/AcrR family transcriptional regulator yields the protein MGTESIEAARRPRADAVRNRERVLAAAKAVFSKGGADASLEAVAKRAGVGIGTLYRHFPTREALYEAVYQHEVRQLVELAEQLNGKAAPVEALRRWMRSIVEFIATKKGMLAALALAVTASSELHTRSSELLAKAARLLLDRAVAAGEIRSDIDPSDLVRGLIGMCFVHNQPGWQENVLPLVDVLVDGLRLPVKISKANHARAAKRARTNG
- a CDS encoding SDR family oxidoreductase; the protein is MRVFVTGATGFIGSALVPELITAGHQVLGLARSEAGAKSLAATGAEVYRGSLEDLQSLKRGAANSDAVIHLAFNHDFSKFQENCETDRRAIEALGSVLAGSDRLLIVTSGTLLIAPGRLATEEDVPTATSASIPRIATDEAVAAVAARGVRVSLVRLPQVHDQNKQGLITYLISLAREKGVSAFVGDGKNRWSAAHLSDTVRLYRLVLDKGMAGRYHAVAEEGVPVRDIAEVIGRRLKLPVVAKSPAEAAEHFGWLGGFAGLDGPASSALTRERLGWRPVGPGLIADLERAHNLEIGLNQSL
- a CDS encoding aldo/keto reductase family oxidoreductase, whose product is MTSLGGSFTFGITSLTVNRMGYGAMQLAGPGVWGPPKDPDGAVAVLREAVAAGVNHIDTADYYGPHVTNQILRQALHPYPAGLVIVTKLGGRRPPDKSWQPAISPQELTAGVHDNLRNLGLDVLEIVNYRVMGSGHGPEEGSIAEQVTVLADLQRQGLIRHLGLSNVTPRQFAEAQKISEIVCVQNLYNVAHRTDDAFIDDLERQGVAYVPFFPLGGFSPLQSATLDAAAASLKATPMQIALAWLLHRAPNILLIPGTSSVHHLRENLEAASLELPPETIAVLDSICPRP
- a CDS encoding enoyl-CoA hydratase/isomerase family protein translates to MSDDLVRYEVKDEIAFVQMNRPDKLNALSVELADALNYTWARFEADPLAKVAILSSAGRAFCAGADIGSSGPKDDLRIPWAIRVHRAYPQNGVTVFKPIVGAVHGYALGAGWALAVRGCDITIAGESAVFGFPEPRVGISLPPIDYLPYVPFKASLEFMLLAWNGGEMLEARRARELGMVNRVVPDADLMSEAIRWAEMLKKIPPMYIKAVKYGHYKAVESKTVRDEREYLNVIWPQEVSEDSREGRHAFKEKREPRFKGR
- a CDS encoding phosphotransferase family protein, giving the protein MRDATEVRVDQLEQISGGASRQTYRFRLSYRESGFPRERRLILRRDPSGSLIDTDRRIEFAAFKAFFATQVPVPEVLWLENDPTHLGSPFFIGVEMTGFQTSPARILMEPYASHHQRIAEQRWSILGKIASCDPRRLGLGEAMEWVEPDACWKRELDYWEGVLDSDELIPQPVMRAAIRWMRCNPPPPAQKIAVVHGDYRTGNFLFDEEGRIRGILDWEMSHLGDPLEDLGWSLNRVWCWAQDERRGGLVDRAGVITIWENASGLKADPAALNWWELFATIKGQAIWVSSAHAWET